A genomic window from Glycine max cultivar Williams 82 chromosome 17, Glycine_max_v4.0, whole genome shotgun sequence includes:
- the LOC100306241 gene encoding probable enoyl-CoA hydratase 2, mitochondrial, which yields MCALRVLTRSVCSSSSSYVKTSKPYLTLILITHHQYHYQHQTHRTLILDSSASEFVKLHKLNGPDSGIVEISLDRPESKNAIGKEMLRGLNQAFELINQKSYANVAMISSSVPGVFCAGADLKERRAMSQSEAKIFVKSLRSTFSFLEDVRVPTIAVIEGVALGGGLEMALACDIRICGENALMGLPETGLAIIPGAGGTQRLPRLVGKAIAKDIIFTGRKIDGKEALSLGLVNYCVPAGEAYSKALAIAHDINQKGPVALRMAKRAINEGVETDLTSALELEEDCYDQVLNTKDRLEGLAAFAEKRKPSYTGE from the exons atgtgcgcTTTGAGAGTGTTGACTCGGTCCGTGTGCAGCAGCAGCAGCTCCTACGTCAAAACTTCCAAACCCTATCTCACTCTCATTCTCATCACACATCATCAGTATCACTATCAGCACCAGACCCATAGAACTCTTATTCTTGACTCTTCCGCTTCTGAATTCGTCAAGCTTCACAAACTCAATGGCCCTGATTctg GGATCGTTGAAATTAGCTTGGACAGGCCTGAATCCAAAAATGCTATAGGGAAAGAGATGCTGCGAGGCCTAAACCAAGCGTTTGAGTTGATTAATCAGAAATCTTACGCTAATGTTGCTATGATCAGCAGTTCAGTTCCTGGGGTATTTTGTGCTGGGGCTGATTTAAAG GAGCGCAGGGCCATGAGTCAGTCAGAGGCTAAGATTTTTGTGAAATCTCTTCGCTCCACATTCTCATTTCTAGAG GATGTTCGTGTTCCAACTATTGCTGTTATTGAAGGAGTAGCTCTTGGTGGTGGACTTGAAATGGCTCTTGCATGTGATATTCGAATTTGCG GAGAAAATGCTCTGATGGGTTTGCCAGAGACAGGACTTGCAATAATCCCTGG GGCAGGTGGAACTCAGCGACTGCCTAGATTGGTTGGAAAAGCAATAGCAAAGGATATTATATTTACTGGTCGAAAGATTGATGGCAAAGAGGCACTGTCCTTGG GTCTAGTCAATTACTGTGTTCCTGCTGGTGAAGCTTATTCAAAAGCACTTGCAATTGCTCATGATATCAATCAGAAG GGTCCTGTAGCTTTAAGAATGGCTAAAAGAGCTATTAATGAGGGAGTTGAGACTGATCTAACATCAGCTTTGGAATTGGAAGAAGATTGCTATGATCAGGTCTTGAATACTAAAGATCGATTAGAAGGCTTGGCTGCGTTTGCTGAGAAGCGGAAACCGAGCTATACTGGTGAGTAA